A part of Liolophura sinensis isolate JHLJ2023 chromosome 1, CUHK_Ljap_v2, whole genome shotgun sequence genomic DNA contains:
- the LOC135481274 gene encoding DNA repair protein XRCC1-like isoform X1, with translation MPDIKFQHIVSFSSEDKNHPAENLLKAGGSYKWKGATPGEKQLSAVIQLEKAYQIYSLDIGNEGSAFVEVLVGRSSSPDQDFEVLLVSSSFMSPMESRNGTNRNSVRIFGSDKLSKTTASQKWDRVKVVCTQPFNKTSTYGLSFITLHAPPDPGERDNTTSKEEGTKTLGAFRLKAEPEDKGSLKVGTLFARRDHEKPAPPSITGAAAIRAASKLAEESLNSSFTPSKPALSSHTQSAQKRKHPDSDGDVTSIASPPPKVPLRKHSTSSGSSSAGKHRCETPPALKKTKSEPVKESPAREFGKVMEGVVFVLSGYTNPRRGEIRDKALKMGAQYRSDWGKGCTHLVCAFAKTPKYNAVAGKGKIVTHHWVNDCYKTKKLLNWKDYRCGDAETPSESSEDEEGIIHKKKVKTPSKSVSSDKTDVYGEDTEPEDSGEDTEDELRKLKEKQASNKKSPKAADQVSADPYGDSTDEDEFNATSKSGSKPSAATGDDSDSGLPELPDFFTDKKFFLYGDFVASERRLLVRYITAFNGDVCDYMSDDTNYVVTNAQWDKNFDEALSDAPSLIFVKPKWVFSCNEKNKLVPYQPYIVVPQ, from the exons CTGGAGAAAGCCTATCAGATTTACTCTCTGGACATTGGAAATGAAGGTTCAGCCTTTGTGGAGGTTCTGGTGGGACGGTCCTCCTCGCCAGATCAGGACTTTGAG GTATTGCTGGTGTCATCATCCTTCATGTCACCCATGGAGAGTCGTAATGGTACCAACAGAAACAGTGTGAGAATATTTGGGTCGGACAAGCTGTCCAAAACTACAGCCAGTCAAAAGTGGGACAGGGTGAAGGTTGTCTGCACTCAACCTTTTAATAAG ACATCCACATATGGCTTATCCTTCATCACACTACACGCACCACCAGATCCAGGGGAAAGAGATAACACCACTTCTAAAGAAGAG GGCACAAAAACTCTGGGCGCATTCCGCCTGAAGGCAGAGCCAGAAGACAAAGGATCGCTAAAAGTGGGCACGCTATTTGCCCGCCGGGATCATGAGAAACCTGCCCCACCCTCTATCACAG GTGCTGCTGCAATTCGAGCTGCGTCTAAACTGGCTGAGGAGTCTCTGAACTCCAGTTTCACTCCGTCCAAACCAGCCTTGAGTTCACACACCCAGTCT GCTCAGAAGAGAAAACACCCTGACAGTGACGGTGATGTGACCTCTATAGCCAGCCCGCCTCCCAAAGTACCTCTGAGAAAACACTCCACCAGTTCTGGCTCCAGCTCAGCAGGAAAGCATAGGTGCGAAACCCCACCTGCACTGAAGAAAACCAAGT CTGAGCCCGTGAAGGAATCTCCAGCCAGAGAGTTTGGAAAGGTGATGGAAGGTGTGGTGTTTGTACTGAGTGGTTATACCAACCCCAGGAGAGGAGAAATTCGAGACAAGGCCCTGAAGATGGGGGCGCAGTACCGATCAGACTGGGGAAAGGGCTGTACTCATCTGGT GTGTGCATTTGCCAAGACTCCAAAGTACAATGCGGTAGCTGGGAAAGGGAAAATTGTCACTCACCACTGGGTTAATGACTGCTACAAGACAAAAAAACTTCTCAACTGGAAAGA CTACAGATGTGGTGATGCAGAGACACCCAGCGAGAGCTCTGAAGACGAAGAGGGGATAATCCAcaagaaaaaagtcaaaaccCCATCAAAGAGTGTGTCATCTGATAAGACAG ATGTGTACGGTGAAGACACCGAGCCAGAGGACTCTGGGGAGGATACAGAGGATGAGCTGAGGAA GCTAAAGGAGAAGCAGGCCTCCAACAAGAAGAGTCCTAAGGCTGCAGACCAGGTCTCAGCCGATCCTTATGGAGATTCTACGGACGAGGACGAATTTAACGCAACCAGTAAGAGTGGTAGCAAACCTTCAGCGGCCACAGGGGATGACTCTGACTCTGGACTGCCTGAGCTGCCAGACTTCTTTACCGACAAGAAGTTCTTCCTGTACGGTGACTTTGTGGCATCAGAGAGAAGGCTGCTGGTGAGATACATCACAGCCTTTAACGG TGATGTTTGTGATTATATGTCTGATGACACAAACTATGTAGTGACAAACGCTCAGTGGGACAAGAACTTTGATGAG gcctTGTCGGATGCCCCATCATTGATCTTTGTCAAACCAAAGTGGGTGTTCTCCTGTAATGAGAAGAACAAGCTGGTACCGTATCAACCTTATATTGTGGTCCCCCAGTAG
- the LOC135481274 gene encoding DNA repair protein XRCC1-like isoform X2: MPDIKFQHIVSFSSEDKNHPAENLLKAGGSYKWKGATPGEKQLSAVIQLEKAYQIYSLDIGNEGSAFVEVLVGRSSSPDQDFETSTYGLSFITLHAPPDPGERDNTTSKEEGTKTLGAFRLKAEPEDKGSLKVGTLFARRDHEKPAPPSITGAAAIRAASKLAEESLNSSFTPSKPALSSHTQSAQKRKHPDSDGDVTSIASPPPKVPLRKHSTSSGSSSAGKHRCETPPALKKTKSEPVKESPAREFGKVMEGVVFVLSGYTNPRRGEIRDKALKMGAQYRSDWGKGCTHLVCAFAKTPKYNAVAGKGKIVTHHWVNDCYKTKKLLNWKDYRCGDAETPSESSEDEEGIIHKKKVKTPSKSVSSDKTDVYGEDTEPEDSGEDTEDELRKLKEKQASNKKSPKAADQVSADPYGDSTDEDEFNATSKSGSKPSAATGDDSDSGLPELPDFFTDKKFFLYGDFVASERRLLVRYITAFNGDVCDYMSDDTNYVVTNAQWDKNFDEALSDAPSLIFVKPKWVFSCNEKNKLVPYQPYIVVPQ, encoded by the exons CTGGAGAAAGCCTATCAGATTTACTCTCTGGACATTGGAAATGAAGGTTCAGCCTTTGTGGAGGTTCTGGTGGGACGGTCCTCCTCGCCAGATCAGGACTTTGAG ACATCCACATATGGCTTATCCTTCATCACACTACACGCACCACCAGATCCAGGGGAAAGAGATAACACCACTTCTAAAGAAGAG GGCACAAAAACTCTGGGCGCATTCCGCCTGAAGGCAGAGCCAGAAGACAAAGGATCGCTAAAAGTGGGCACGCTATTTGCCCGCCGGGATCATGAGAAACCTGCCCCACCCTCTATCACAG GTGCTGCTGCAATTCGAGCTGCGTCTAAACTGGCTGAGGAGTCTCTGAACTCCAGTTTCACTCCGTCCAAACCAGCCTTGAGTTCACACACCCAGTCT GCTCAGAAGAGAAAACACCCTGACAGTGACGGTGATGTGACCTCTATAGCCAGCCCGCCTCCCAAAGTACCTCTGAGAAAACACTCCACCAGTTCTGGCTCCAGCTCAGCAGGAAAGCATAGGTGCGAAACCCCACCTGCACTGAAGAAAACCAAGT CTGAGCCCGTGAAGGAATCTCCAGCCAGAGAGTTTGGAAAGGTGATGGAAGGTGTGGTGTTTGTACTGAGTGGTTATACCAACCCCAGGAGAGGAGAAATTCGAGACAAGGCCCTGAAGATGGGGGCGCAGTACCGATCAGACTGGGGAAAGGGCTGTACTCATCTGGT GTGTGCATTTGCCAAGACTCCAAAGTACAATGCGGTAGCTGGGAAAGGGAAAATTGTCACTCACCACTGGGTTAATGACTGCTACAAGACAAAAAAACTTCTCAACTGGAAAGA CTACAGATGTGGTGATGCAGAGACACCCAGCGAGAGCTCTGAAGACGAAGAGGGGATAATCCAcaagaaaaaagtcaaaaccCCATCAAAGAGTGTGTCATCTGATAAGACAG ATGTGTACGGTGAAGACACCGAGCCAGAGGACTCTGGGGAGGATACAGAGGATGAGCTGAGGAA GCTAAAGGAGAAGCAGGCCTCCAACAAGAAGAGTCCTAAGGCTGCAGACCAGGTCTCAGCCGATCCTTATGGAGATTCTACGGACGAGGACGAATTTAACGCAACCAGTAAGAGTGGTAGCAAACCTTCAGCGGCCACAGGGGATGACTCTGACTCTGGACTGCCTGAGCTGCCAGACTTCTTTACCGACAAGAAGTTCTTCCTGTACGGTGACTTTGTGGCATCAGAGAGAAGGCTGCTGGTGAGATACATCACAGCCTTTAACGG TGATGTTTGTGATTATATGTCTGATGACACAAACTATGTAGTGACAAACGCTCAGTGGGACAAGAACTTTGATGAG gcctTGTCGGATGCCCCATCATTGATCTTTGTCAAACCAAAGTGGGTGTTCTCCTGTAATGAGAAGAACAAGCTGGTACCGTATCAACCTTATATTGTGGTCCCCCAGTAG